The Desulfovibrio legallii genome segment CTGAAAACTGTTATTTTTGGTTCGCAGTGCAACATTCTGGCATAAGAATGTTGCAGCATGCGAGCGTAATAAAGGGGGTTCGGGGGCTTGTTCGCCCCCCGGCCGCCGGAGGTTCTTCTCCCTCCGCATAAAAAGCAACGAGGCCTGTAGTGGCAGAAACGCAGCAGCAAGTCAGTATTGAGAAAGAGCTCCGCAAGTCGTATCTGGAGTATTCGCTTTCAGTGATCATCGGGCGCGCCATACCGGACGCGCGCGATGGTCTCAAGCCCGTGCACCGGCGTATTTTGTATGCGCAGTATGAGCTTTCCAACGCCTATAACCGGCCGCACAAAAAGTCGGCGCGCATTGTGGGCGACGTCATAGGCAAGTACCATCCGCACGGCGATTCTGCGGTTTACGACGCCCTGGTGCGCATGGCGCAGGATTTTTCCATGCGCGATCCCCTGGTGGACGGCCAGGGCAACTTCGGTTCCATTGACGGCGACGCCCCGGCGGCCATGCGTTATACGGAAGTGCGCATGTCGCGGCTGGCGCAGGAGTTTTTGGACGATATCGACAAAAACACCGTCGATTTCCGGCCCAACTACGACAACACCCTGCAAGAGCCTTCGGTAATGCCCACCAAGGTGCCTAATCTGCTGCTCAACGGCAGTTCGGGCATTGCTGTGGGCATGGCCACCAATATTCCGCCGCACAACCTTGGCGAGCTCTGCGAGGCGCTGCTCTATTTGCTGGACAACCCCCAGTGCGGGGTGGACGACCTCATGGACTTCGTCAAAGGGCCGGACTTCCCCACCCGCGGTTTTGTCTATGCGGGCAAGGGCCTGTACGACGCCTACCACACGGGGCGCGGCACGGTGAAGGTGCGCGGCCGGGTGGAAGTGGAGGACCGCAAAAAGGGCGCGCAGGCCATTATCATCAGGGAAATCCCCTTCGGGCTGAACAAGTCCTCCCTGGTGGAAAAGATCGCCGCCCTGGTCAACGACCGCAAGATCGACGGCGTGTCCGATCTGCGGGACGAATCGGACCGCAAGGGCATCCGGGTGGTCATTGACCTCAAGCGCGGCACCATTCCGGATCTGGTCATCAATGGCCTGTACAAGTTCACGCCGCTGGAGACGAGCTTCGGCATCAACATGCTGGCCGTGGTGGACAACCGGCCGCAGCTGCTTACCTTAAAGACGGCGCTCTCCTGCTTTGTGGACCACAGGCGCGAGGTGGTCATCCGCCGCACGCGCTACGACCTGGAAAAAGCCGAAGCCCGCGCCCATATTCTGGAAGGCCTGCGCATTGCCATTGACAATATTGACGAGGTGGTGGCGCTTATCCGCGCCTCGGCCAGCCCGGACGAGGCCCGCGCGGCCCTCATGGCCCGGTTTGAACTTTCCGAGGTGCAGGCCAAGGCCATTCTGGAAATGCGCCTGCAACGCCTTACGGGCCTGCAGCGCGATGAGCTCATGGCCGAATACAAGGATCTTTTGCAGAAAATTCAGTTCTACAAGTCCGTGCTGGACAATCCGGAAGTGCTGCGCGGGGAGCTGAAAAAAGAAATTACGGAAATCCGCGACACTTTTGCCACGCCCCGGCGCACGGAAGTGCTGCGCGAGGCGCTCAACAGCATAGACATCGAAGACCTTATCCCGGACGACGAAATGGTCATCACCCTTTCGCGGCGCGGGTACATGAAGCGCACGGCGCTGGAAAACTACCAGCAGCAGAAGCGCGGCGGCAAGGGCATTGCGGCGCTGCACATTTCTGATGACGACTATGTGCAGGAATTTCTCACCACCACCAACCACCAGTATCTTTGCCTTTTTACCAATAAAGGCCGCAT includes the following:
- the gyrA gene encoding DNA gyrase subunit A — its product is MAETQQQVSIEKELRKSYLEYSLSVIIGRAIPDARDGLKPVHRRILYAQYELSNAYNRPHKKSARIVGDVIGKYHPHGDSAVYDALVRMAQDFSMRDPLVDGQGNFGSIDGDAPAAMRYTEVRMSRLAQEFLDDIDKNTVDFRPNYDNTLQEPSVMPTKVPNLLLNGSSGIAVGMATNIPPHNLGELCEALLYLLDNPQCGVDDLMDFVKGPDFPTRGFVYAGKGLYDAYHTGRGTVKVRGRVEVEDRKKGAQAIIIREIPFGLNKSSLVEKIAALVNDRKIDGVSDLRDESDRKGIRVVIDLKRGTIPDLVINGLYKFTPLETSFGINMLAVVDNRPQLLTLKTALSCFVDHRREVVIRRTRYDLEKAEARAHILEGLRIAIDNIDEVVALIRASASPDEARAALMARFELSEVQAKAILEMRLQRLTGLQRDELMAEYKDLLQKIQFYKSVLDNPEVLRGELKKEITEIRDTFATPRRTEVLREALNSIDIEDLIPDDEMVITLSRRGYMKRTALENYQQQKRGGKGIAALHISDDDYVQEFLTTTNHQYLCLFTNKGRMHQLKVHQVPEGSRTAKGVHINNLLPLEEGEWVTTVLALREFAEDKFFLFVTKRGMVKRSSASLYARCRKTGLMAVGLREDDELVVVRPIRDNSHIVLATADGYAIRFACQDVRPMGRVATGVKGIALRRHDAVVAGVILKDVDRTTEIMSISVNGYGKRTSVDLYRVQSRGGKGIINFKVTAKTGPVVGAMPVRDSDGLILLTSTNKVVRIGVEDVRSKGRATMGVMLVRLDEGARVVGFDRVDEGGQTGRDAGEDMDEAPQAPPAPVTEKPATPESGPGDGED